A genomic stretch from Serratia entomophila includes:
- a CDS encoding NCS2 family permease, translated as MTKPVSGLAAEQGLLGRVFKLKQHGTTARTETIAGITTFLTMVYIVFVNPQILGAAGMDTQAVFVTTCLIAAFGSIFMGLLANLPVALAPAMGLNAFFAFVVVGAMGISWQVGMGAIFWGAVGLLLLTIFRIRYWMIANIPVSLRIGITSGIGLFIGMMGLKNAGIVVANPDTLVTIGSLTSHNVLLGALGFFIIAVLSSRNFHAAVLVSIVVTTLIGWALGDVKYGGVFSMPPSITSVVGQVDLAGALNLGLAGVIFSFMLVNLFDSSGTLIGVTDKAGLTDETGKFPRMKQALYVDSISSVAGSLAGTSSVTAYIESSSGVAVGGRTGLTAVVTGLLFLLVIFLSPLAGMVPAYAAAGALIYVGVLMTSSLARVKWDDLTEAVPAFVTAVMMPFSFSITEGIALGFISYCVMKLGTGRWREIGPCVIVVALLFVLKIVFVDGH; from the coding sequence ATGACCAAACCAGTATCTGGCCTTGCCGCAGAGCAAGGCTTGCTTGGGCGCGTGTTTAAACTCAAGCAGCATGGAACCACGGCGCGTACGGAAACGATTGCCGGTATCACCACTTTCCTGACCATGGTGTATATCGTGTTCGTTAACCCCCAAATCCTGGGCGCGGCGGGCATGGATACGCAGGCGGTGTTTGTGACAACCTGCCTGATCGCCGCCTTCGGCAGCATTTTCATGGGCCTGCTGGCGAATCTGCCGGTGGCGCTGGCGCCGGCGATGGGTCTGAACGCCTTCTTCGCCTTCGTGGTGGTCGGGGCGATGGGCATTTCCTGGCAGGTGGGGATGGGCGCGATCTTCTGGGGTGCCGTCGGCCTGCTGCTGCTGACCATTTTCCGCATTCGCTACTGGATGATAGCCAATATCCCGGTCAGCCTGCGGATCGGCATCACCAGCGGCATCGGCCTGTTCATCGGCATGATGGGGCTGAAGAATGCCGGCATCGTAGTGGCCAACCCGGATACGCTGGTGACCATCGGCAGCCTGACGTCGCACAACGTGCTGCTGGGCGCGCTCGGCTTCTTTATCATTGCGGTGCTGTCTTCGCGCAATTTCCATGCGGCGGTGCTGGTTTCCATCGTGGTGACCACCCTGATCGGCTGGGCGCTGGGCGACGTAAAATACGGCGGCGTGTTCTCCATGCCGCCGAGCATCACCTCGGTGGTGGGCCAGGTCGATCTGGCCGGCGCGCTGAACCTTGGCCTGGCCGGGGTGATCTTCTCCTTCATGCTGGTTAACCTGTTCGACTCTTCCGGCACGCTGATCGGCGTGACCGATAAGGCCGGCCTGACCGACGAGACCGGCAAGTTCCCGCGCATGAAGCAGGCGCTGTACGTCGACAGCATCAGCTCGGTGGCCGGCTCGCTGGCGGGCACCTCTTCCGTTACCGCCTACATCGAAAGCTCGTCCGGCGTGGCCGTTGGCGGCCGCACCGGCCTGACCGCCGTAGTGACCGGCCTTCTGTTCCTGCTGGTTATCTTCCTGTCGCCGCTGGCGGGCATGGTGCCTGCCTATGCCGCCGCTGGCGCGCTGATCTACGTGGGGGTGCTGATGACCTCCAGCCTGGCGCGGGTGAAGTGGGACGACCTGACCGAAGCGGTGCCGGCGTTTGTCACCGCGGTGATGATGCCGTTCAGCTTCTCGATCACCGAAGGCATCGCGCTCGGCTTTATCTCTTACTGCGTGATGAAGCTCGGCACCGGCCGCTGGCGCGAGATAGGCCCTTGCGTGATCGTGGTGGCGCTGCTGTTCGTGCTGAAAATCGTCTTCGTAGACGGCCATTGA
- the yieH gene encoding 6-phosphogluconate phosphatase, with translation MDQIDCILFDCDGTLVDSEVLCSKAYVHMFAHYGIQLPLEEVFKKYKGVKLYEIIDRVNAEHGVALEKEELEPLYRQEVARLFDSELQEIPGARNLLAQVTAPICTVSNGPVSKMQHSLGLTGMLPYFDDRLFSGYDIQRWKPDPAIVFHAAEKMRVPVDRCILVDDSPAGAQAGIAAGIPVFYFCADPHNPPIDHPLVTPFDDLSQLPALWRERGWQLTRD, from the coding sequence ATGGATCAGATCGACTGCATTTTATTTGATTGCGACGGCACGCTGGTGGACAGCGAAGTGCTGTGCAGCAAGGCCTATGTGCATATGTTCGCCCACTATGGCATTCAGCTGCCGCTGGAAGAGGTGTTCAAGAAGTACAAAGGGGTGAAGCTGTACGAGATTATCGATCGGGTCAACGCCGAACACGGCGTTGCGCTGGAGAAAGAAGAGCTGGAGCCGCTGTACCGCCAGGAAGTGGCGCGGCTGTTCGACAGCGAGCTGCAGGAGATCCCCGGTGCCCGCAACCTGCTGGCGCAGGTGACTGCGCCTATCTGCACCGTTTCCAACGGACCGGTCAGCAAGATGCAGCACTCGCTTGGCCTGACCGGCATGTTGCCCTATTTTGATGACCGGTTGTTCAGCGGCTATGACATCCAACGCTGGAAACCGGATCCGGCCATCGTATTTCACGCGGCGGAAAAGATGCGGGTGCCGGTGGATCGCTGCATTCTGGTGGACGACTCCCCTGCCGGCGCCCAGGCCGGCATCGCCGCCGGCATCCCGGTGTTTTACTTCTGCGCCGATCCGCACAATCCGCCGATAGACCACCCGCTGGTAACCCCCTTCGACGATTTGAGCCAGCTGCCCGCGCTGTGGCGCGAACGCGGCTGGCAACTCACCCGCGATTAG
- a CDS encoding amino acid ABC transporter permease has protein sequence MDFSVIYDNLGYLLWGTWPDGPLGGAALTLAISLMAGVASAILGTLLGVALAMSRGVAAGLLAAGLGFFRAIPVIMLIFWTYFLLPIVFGVDIPEITTVVCALALIASAYLAHAVKAGIAAIGPGQWQAGLSLGLTRWQTLRMIVLPQALRMMVPSFINQWISLIKDTSLAYIVGVGELTFLATQVNNRSMVYPMEMFLFVALVYFIFCLALDLLANAVNRRFSAQTRALKRSWRWWRNKPPLPAS, from the coding sequence ATGGATTTCAGCGTAATTTACGACAACCTGGGCTATCTGCTGTGGGGCACCTGGCCGGATGGCCCTTTGGGCGGCGCGGCGCTGACGCTGGCGATCAGCCTGATGGCCGGCGTGGCCTCGGCCATTCTCGGCACGCTGCTCGGCGTGGCGTTGGCGATGTCGCGCGGCGTGGCGGCCGGTTTGCTGGCTGCGGGGCTGGGATTTTTTCGCGCCATTCCGGTGATCATGCTGATTTTTTGGACCTATTTCCTGCTACCCATCGTATTTGGCGTCGATATACCGGAAATTACCACCGTGGTGTGCGCGCTGGCGCTGATCGCCTCGGCCTATCTGGCCCATGCGGTGAAGGCCGGCATCGCCGCTATCGGCCCCGGGCAGTGGCAGGCCGGCTTGTCGCTGGGGCTGACCCGTTGGCAAACGTTGCGCATGATAGTGCTGCCGCAGGCGCTGCGCATGATGGTGCCGTCGTTCATCAATCAGTGGATCTCCCTGATCAAGGATACCTCTCTGGCTTATATCGTCGGCGTCGGCGAGCTGACCTTCCTGGCGACCCAGGTCAACAATCGCAGCATGGTGTATCCGATGGAAATGTTTTTGTTCGTCGCGCTGGTGTACTTCATTTTCTGTTTGGCGCTCGATCTGCTGGCCAATGCGGTCAACCGCCGCTTCAGCGCGCAAACCCGGGCGCTGAAGCGGTCCTGGCGCTGGTGGCGCAACAAGCCGCCGCTGCCGGCCAGCTAA
- a CDS encoding amino acid ABC transporter permease gives MNLDWLLAPQYLSWLWQGFLLTLWLSACAGLAATLLGFLLAAMRDSGLRPLRWLAVAYSSLFRNTPLLVQLFFWYFAAGQILPAGAMQWLNASHHIGPLEWPSFEFLAGFFGLTLYSTAFIAEEIRSGIRGVASGQKYAANALGLTGWQAMRYVVLPQALKIALPPLLGQYMNVIKNSSLTMAIGVAELSYASRQVETETLRTFQAFGVATVLYIAIIALLEGWGMWRQQRKPLRGH, from the coding sequence ATGAATCTGGACTGGCTGTTGGCGCCGCAATACCTGAGCTGGCTGTGGCAAGGGTTTTTGCTGACGCTATGGCTCTCCGCCTGTGCGGGCCTGGCGGCTACGCTGCTCGGTTTCCTGCTGGCGGCGATGCGCGACAGCGGCCTGCGCCCGTTGCGCTGGCTGGCGGTGGCCTACAGTTCGCTATTTCGCAATACGCCGCTGCTGGTACAGCTGTTTTTCTGGTATTTCGCCGCGGGGCAGATCCTGCCTGCCGGCGCCATGCAGTGGCTGAACGCCTCGCACCACATCGGCCCGCTTGAGTGGCCGTCGTTTGAGTTTCTTGCCGGCTTCTTCGGCCTGACGCTGTATTCCACCGCCTTTATCGCCGAAGAGATCCGCTCCGGCATCCGCGGCGTCGCCAGCGGGCAAAAATACGCCGCCAACGCGCTGGGGCTGACCGGCTGGCAGGCGATGCGCTATGTGGTGCTGCCGCAGGCGTTGAAAATCGCCTTGCCACCGCTGCTGGGGCAGTACATGAACGTGATAAAGAATTCGTCGCTGACCATGGCGATCGGCGTCGCCGAGCTGTCGTATGCGTCGCGCCAGGTGGAAACCGAAACCCTGCGCACCTTCCAGGCGTTCGGCGTCGCCACGGTGCTGTACATCGCCATCATTGCGCTGCTGGAAGGCTGGGGCATGTGGCGCCAGCAGCGCAAGCCGCTGAGGGGGCATTAA
- a CDS encoding ABC transporter substrate-binding protein, translating into MKHRALALTLLASLTGLAAGAAHADKLDDIKQAGVVRIAVFDSNPPFGYIDPQSKKLVGYDVDVAEAIGKALGVKVELRATNPANRIPLLVSKKVDLIAANFTITDERAKEVNFSVPYFATGQKFIAHKGVLKTPEDIKKLRIGADKGTVQEITLREHYPTAKVISYDDTPLAFVALRNGNVQAITQDDAKLVGLLGNLPAAQKADFEISPFSITKEYQGVGIPKGEDRLTATINDTLVKLEKDGEAVKIYDRWFGPETKSAQPRGDFKIAPLDQQPKA; encoded by the coding sequence ATGAAACATCGCGCTTTGGCCTTAACCCTGTTAGCCAGCCTGACCGGCCTCGCCGCCGGCGCCGCGCACGCGGACAAACTCGACGATATCAAGCAAGCCGGCGTAGTGCGCATCGCGGTGTTCGACAGCAATCCGCCGTTTGGTTATATCGATCCGCAAAGTAAAAAGCTGGTGGGCTACGACGTTGACGTCGCGGAGGCTATCGGCAAGGCGTTGGGCGTGAAGGTAGAACTGCGCGCCACCAACCCGGCCAACCGCATTCCGCTGCTGGTGTCGAAGAAGGTCGATCTGATCGCCGCCAACTTCACCATTACCGACGAGCGCGCCAAGGAAGTGAACTTCAGCGTGCCGTATTTCGCTACCGGCCAGAAATTTATCGCCCATAAGGGCGTGCTGAAAACCCCGGAAGACATCAAAAAGCTGCGCATCGGCGCGGACAAGGGCACGGTGCAGGAGATCACGCTGCGCGAACACTACCCGACGGCGAAGGTGATCTCTTACGACGACACCCCGCTGGCGTTTGTGGCGCTGCGCAACGGCAACGTGCAGGCGATCACTCAGGACGACGCCAAGCTGGTGGGCCTGCTCGGCAACCTGCCGGCGGCGCAGAAGGCGGACTTCGAGATCTCGCCGTTCAGCATCACCAAAGAATATCAGGGGGTGGGGATCCCGAAAGGCGAAGATCGTCTGACCGCCACCATCAACGACACGCTGGTCAAGCTTGAAAAAGACGGTGAAGCGGTGAAGATCTACGATCGCTGGTTCGGCCCGGAAACCAAATCGGCCCAGCCGCGCGGCGACTTCAAGATCGCGCCTTTGGATCAACAGCCCAAGGCCTGA
- the phoU gene encoding phosphate signaling complex protein PhoU, translating into MDNLNLNKHISGQFNAELEHIRTQVLTMGGLVEQQLTDAITAMHNQDGELAKRVIEGDAKVNMMEVAIDEACVRIIAKRQPTASDLRLVMAIIKTISELERIGDVADKICRTALEKFSHQHQPLLVSLESLGRHTVQMLHDVLDAFARMDLDEAIRIYREDKKVDQEYEGIVRQLMTYMMEDSRTIPSVLTALFCARSIERIGDRCQNICEFIFYFVKGQDFRHIGGDALEKLLSSDGKGEEKA; encoded by the coding sequence ATGGATAACCTGAACTTAAATAAACACATTTCCGGCCAGTTCAACGCAGAGCTCGAACATATCCGCACCCAGGTGCTGACCATGGGCGGGCTGGTGGAACAGCAACTGACCGACGCCATCACCGCCATGCATAACCAGGACGGCGAGTTGGCCAAGCGCGTGATCGAAGGCGACGCCAAGGTCAACATGATGGAAGTGGCGATCGACGAAGCCTGCGTGCGCATCATCGCCAAACGCCAGCCGACCGCCAGCGATCTGCGCCTGGTCATGGCGATCATCAAGACCATTTCCGAGCTGGAGCGCATCGGCGACGTGGCGGATAAGATCTGTCGCACTGCGCTGGAGAAGTTTTCGCACCAGCACCAGCCGCTGCTGGTGAGCCTGGAGTCGCTGGGCCGCCACACCGTGCAGATGCTGCATGACGTGCTGGACGCCTTTGCGCGTATGGATCTGGACGAGGCAATCCGTATTTATCGCGAAGATAAAAAGGTCGACCAGGAATATGAAGGCATCGTGCGCCAGCTGATGACTTACATGATGGAAGATTCGCGCACCATTCCGAGCGTGCTGACCGCGCTGTTCTGCGCCCGTTCGATCGAGCGTATCGGCGACCGCTGCCAGAACATCTGCGAATTTATCTTCTACTTCGTTAAAGGCCAGGATTTCCGCCATATCGGCGGCGACGCGCTGGAAAAGCTGCTGTCTTCCGACGGCAAGGGCGAAGAAAAAGCCTAA
- the pstB gene encoding phosphate ABC transporter ATP-binding protein PstB, with protein MVTDASSSKIQVRDLNFYYGKFHALKNITLDIAKNKVTAFIGPSGCGKSTLLRTFNKMYQLYPEQRAEGGILLDGQNILTDNQDIALLRAKVGMVFQKPTPFPMSIYDNIAFGVRLFEKLSRADMDERVQWALTKAALWNETKDKLHQSGYSLSGGQQQRLCIARGIAIRPDVLLLDEPCSALDPISTGKIEELISELKSDYTVVIVTHNMQQAARCSDSTAFMYLGELIEFSDTDNLFTAPQKKQTEDYITGRYG; from the coding sequence ATGGTTACTGACGCTTCCAGCAGCAAAATTCAGGTACGCGATCTGAACTTCTACTATGGCAAATTCCATGCGCTGAAGAACATCACGCTGGATATCGCCAAGAACAAGGTCACCGCGTTTATCGGGCCATCCGGCTGCGGCAAGTCCACCCTGCTGCGCACCTTCAACAAGATGTATCAGCTGTACCCAGAGCAGCGCGCGGAAGGCGGCATTCTGCTGGACGGCCAGAACATCCTGACCGATAACCAGGATATCGCCCTGCTGCGCGCCAAGGTCGGCATGGTGTTCCAGAAGCCGACGCCGTTCCCGATGTCTATTTACGACAACATCGCCTTCGGCGTTCGCCTGTTTGAAAAGCTGTCGCGCGCCGATATGGACGAGCGCGTGCAGTGGGCGCTGACCAAGGCGGCGTTGTGGAACGAAACCAAGGACAAGCTGCACCAGAGCGGTTACAGCCTGTCCGGCGGCCAACAGCAGCGCCTGTGCATCGCCCGCGGCATCGCCATTCGCCCGGACGTGCTGCTGCTGGATGAGCCGTGCTCGGCGCTGGATCCGATCTCCACCGGTAAGATTGAAGAGCTGATCAGCGAGTTGAAGTCCGATTACACCGTGGTGATCGTGACTCACAATATGCAGCAGGCGGCGCGTTGTTCGGACTCCACCGCATTTATGTATCTGGGCGAACTGATCGAGTTCAGTGATACTGATAACCTGTTCACTGCGCCGCAGAAAAAGCAGACTGAAGATTACATCACTGGCCGTTATGGTTGA
- the pstA gene encoding phosphate ABC transporter permease PstA has product MTTMDMQNNVALAESRRKMQAWRRQKNRLALFLSMATMVFGLFWLVWILFSTVTKGVDGMSLALFTEMTPPPNTAGGGLANAIAGSGLLILWATIFGTPLGIMAGIYLAEYGRKSWLAEVIRFINDILLSAPSIVVGLFVYTIVVAKMEHFSGWAGIIALALLQVPIVIRTTENMLKLVPDTLREAAYALGTPKWRMISAITLKASVSGIITGVLLAIARIAGETAPLLFTSLSNQFWSTDLMQPIANLPVTIFKFAMSPFAEWQQLAWAGVLLITLCVLLLNILARVIFAKKKHS; this is encoded by the coding sequence GTGACGACGATGGATATGCAAAACAACGTAGCGCTGGCGGAAAGCCGTCGCAAAATGCAGGCCTGGCGCCGGCAGAAGAACCGCCTGGCGCTGTTTCTGTCGATGGCGACCATGGTGTTTGGCCTGTTCTGGCTGGTGTGGATCCTGTTCTCCACCGTAACCAAAGGCGTCGACGGCATGTCGCTGGCGCTGTTCACCGAAATGACCCCGCCGCCGAACACCGCGGGCGGCGGCCTGGCCAACGCCATCGCCGGCAGCGGCCTGTTGATCCTGTGGGCGACGATATTCGGCACGCCGCTGGGCATCATGGCCGGCATCTACCTGGCGGAATATGGCCGCAAATCCTGGCTGGCGGAAGTCATCCGGTTTATCAACGATATTCTGCTGTCTGCGCCGTCGATCGTGGTGGGGCTGTTCGTCTACACCATCGTGGTGGCGAAGATGGAGCACTTCTCCGGCTGGGCCGGCATTATCGCGCTGGCGCTGCTGCAGGTGCCTATCGTTATCCGCACCACCGAGAACATGCTGAAGCTGGTGCCGGATACGCTGCGTGAAGCCGCCTATGCGCTGGGCACGCCGAAATGGCGCATGATCTCCGCCATCACGCTGAAAGCCTCGGTATCCGGCATCATTACCGGCGTGCTGCTGGCGATTGCGCGCATCGCCGGGGAAACCGCTCCGCTGCTGTTCACCTCGCTGTCGAATCAGTTCTGGAGCACCGACCTGATGCAGCCGATCGCCAACCTGCCGGTGACCATCTTCAAATTCGCCATGAGCCCGTTCGCCGAATGGCAGCAGCTGGCCTGGGCCGGGGTGCTGTTGATCACCCTGTGCGTACTGTTACTGAATATTCTGGCGCGTGTGATTTTCGCCAAGAAAAAGCATTCATAA
- the pstC gene encoding phosphate ABC transporter permease PstC, which yields MAEYKPTIKAPGKNGDLIFSALVRLAALITLLLLGGIIVSLIFASWPSMQKFGFAFLWTKEWDAPAEQFGALVPIYGTVVTSLIALIIAVPVSFGIALFLTELAPNWLKRPLGIAIELLAAIPSIVYGMWGLFVFAPLFAEYFQTPVGEVLSGIPIVGELFSGPAFGIGILAAGVILAIMIIPYIAAVMRDVFEQTPVMMKESAYGIGCTTWEVIWRIVLPFTKNGVIGGVMLGLGRALGETMAVTFIIGNTYQLDSASLYMPGNSITSALANEFAEAESGVHTAALMELGLILFVITFIVLALSKLMIMRLAKNEGR from the coding sequence ATGGCTGAGTACAAGCCGACCATTAAAGCACCAGGTAAAAATGGTGACCTCATCTTCAGCGCGCTGGTTCGACTGGCTGCGTTGATTACCCTATTGTTGCTGGGCGGCATTATTGTTTCGCTGATCTTCGCCTCCTGGCCAAGCATGCAAAAATTCGGCTTCGCCTTCCTGTGGACCAAAGAGTGGGATGCGCCGGCCGAGCAGTTCGGTGCGCTGGTGCCTATCTACGGCACCGTGGTTACCTCGCTGATTGCGCTGATTATCGCCGTGCCGGTGAGCTTCGGCATCGCGCTGTTCCTGACCGAACTGGCGCCAAACTGGCTGAAGCGCCCGCTGGGCATCGCCATTGAGCTGCTGGCGGCGATCCCGAGCATCGTTTACGGCATGTGGGGCCTGTTCGTGTTCGCCCCGCTGTTCGCCGAGTATTTCCAGACGCCGGTCGGCGAGGTGCTGTCCGGCATCCCGATCGTCGGTGAGCTGTTCTCCGGCCCGGCTTTCGGCATCGGCATTCTGGCCGCCGGGGTGATCCTGGCCATTATGATCATTCCTTACATCGCCGCGGTGATGCGCGACGTGTTCGAACAGACCCCGGTGATGATGAAAGAGTCGGCCTACGGTATCGGCTGCACCACCTGGGAAGTTATCTGGCGCATCGTGCTGCCCTTTACCAAGAACGGCGTGATAGGCGGCGTGATGCTGGGCCTGGGGCGCGCGCTGGGGGAAACCATGGCGGTGACCTTCATCATCGGCAACACCTACCAACTCGACAGCGCTTCGCTGTATATGCCGGGCAACAGCATTACCTCGGCGCTGGCCAACGAATTCGCCGAAGCCGAATCCGGCGTGCATACCGCCGCGCTGATGGAGCTGGGCCTGATTCTGTTTGTGATTACCTTTATCGTCCTGGCGCTGTCGAAGTTGATGATCATGCGTCTGGCCAAGAACGAGGGCCGCTAA
- the pstS gene encoding phosphate ABC transporter substrate-binding protein PstS: MKLMRTTVASIVAATFSLTAVSAFAAASLTGAGATFPAPVYAKWADSYQKETGNKVNYQGIGSSGGVKQIVANTVDFGASDAPLSDDKLAADGLFQFPTVIGGVVLAVNIPGIKSGELTLDGKTLGDIYLGNVKKWNDPAIAKLNPGVKLPDQNIAVVRRADGSGTSFVFTSYLTKANAQWKEKIGAGSTVNWPTGLGGKGNDGIAAFVQRLPGSIGYVEYAYAKQNNLAYTKLISADGKPVSPTEESFSNAAKGVDWSKTFAQDLTNQKGENAWPITSTTFILVHKEQKNPAQGAEVLKFFDWAYKTGAKQANDLDYASLPNEVVEQVRAAWKTNVKDSSGKALY, encoded by the coding sequence ATGAAACTGATGCGTACCACCGTCGCCAGTATTGTGGCAGCGACTTTCTCCCTGACCGCCGTGTCCGCGTTCGCTGCTGCCAGCCTGACCGGTGCAGGTGCGACATTCCCCGCTCCGGTTTACGCCAAGTGGGCAGATTCTTATCAGAAAGAAACCGGCAACAAAGTTAACTATCAGGGGATCGGCTCCTCTGGCGGCGTGAAGCAGATCGTTGCCAACACCGTTGACTTTGGCGCCTCCGATGCCCCGCTGTCTGACGACAAGCTGGCGGCTGACGGCCTGTTCCAATTCCCGACCGTGATCGGCGGCGTGGTGCTGGCGGTCAATATTCCTGGCATCAAATCCGGCGAACTGACCCTGGACGGTAAAACCCTGGGCGATATCTACCTGGGCAACGTGAAGAAGTGGAATGACCCGGCGATCGCCAAGCTGAACCCGGGCGTGAAGCTGCCGGATCAAAACATCGCCGTGGTGCGCCGCGCTGACGGTTCGGGCACCTCGTTCGTGTTCACCAGCTACCTGACCAAAGCCAACGCGCAGTGGAAAGAGAAAATCGGCGCCGGCTCCACCGTTAACTGGCCAACCGGCCTGGGCGGCAAGGGCAACGACGGCATCGCCGCCTTCGTACAGCGTCTGCCGGGCTCCATCGGCTACGTTGAGTACGCCTACGCCAAGCAGAACAACCTGGCCTACACCAAGCTTATCTCCGCAGACGGCAAGCCGGTGAGCCCGACCGAAGAGAGCTTCAGCAACGCCGCCAAAGGCGTGGACTGGAGCAAGACCTTCGCTCAGGACCTGACCAACCAGAAAGGTGAGAACGCGTGGCCTATCACCTCCACCACTTTCATCCTGGTGCACAAAGAGCAGAAGAACCCTGCTCAGGGCGCCGAAGTGCTGAAGTTCTTCGACTGGGCGTACAAAACCGGCGCCAAACAGGCTAACGACCTGGATTACGCTTCCCTGCCGAACGAAGTGGTTGAGCAGGTGCGCGCAGCATGGAAAACCAACGTAAAAGACAGTTCCGGTAAAGCGCTGTACTAA
- the glmS gene encoding glutamine--fructose-6-phosphate transaminase (isomerizing), with the protein MCGIVGAVAQRDIAEILLEGLRRLEYRGYDSAGLAVVDAEGNVSRLRRVGKVNALSEAAEQHELHGGTGIAHTRWATHGEPTEANAHPHVSDYITVVHNGIIENHEPLRELLIERGYRFSSETDTEVIAHLVHWEQKQGGTLLEVVQRVIPQLRGAYGTVVMDSRDPNVLVAARSGSPLVIGRGVGENFIASDQLALLPVTRRFIFLEEGDVVEVTRRSVSIFDKQGTPVERPEIESQVQYDAGDKGAYRHYMQKEIYEQPLALKNTLEGRFSHGQINLSELGPRADELLAKVQHVQIIACGTSYHSGMVARYWFEALAGVPCDVEIASEFRYRKSAVRPGSLIITLSQSGETADTLAALRLSKELGYLGSLAVCNVAGSSLVRESDLALMTKAGTEIGVASTKAFTTQLAVLLMLVARLGRLKGMAESVEHDIVHALQALPARIEQMLSMDKNIEALAEGFSDKHHALFLGRGDQYPIAMEGALKLKEISYIHAEAYAAGELKHGPLALIDADMPVIVVAPNNELLEKLKSNIEEVRARGGQLYVFADQDAGFVSSEGMTIIPLPHVEEIVAPIFYTVPLQLLSYHVALIKGTDVDQPRNLAKSVTVE; encoded by the coding sequence ATGTGTGGAATTGTAGGCGCAGTAGCGCAACGTGATATTGCAGAAATTCTGTTGGAAGGTTTACGCCGCCTCGAGTACCGGGGTTACGACTCCGCCGGTTTGGCGGTGGTTGATGCCGAAGGCAACGTCAGTCGCCTGCGCCGCGTAGGCAAGGTGAATGCGCTTTCCGAAGCTGCGGAGCAGCATGAACTGCACGGCGGCACCGGTATCGCCCATACCCGCTGGGCGACCCACGGCGAACCGACCGAAGCGAATGCGCACCCGCATGTTTCTGATTACATTACCGTGGTGCATAACGGCATCATCGAAAACCACGAGCCGCTGCGCGAGCTGTTGATCGAGCGCGGTTACCGTTTCAGCTCGGAAACCGACACCGAAGTGATTGCTCACCTGGTGCACTGGGAGCAAAAGCAGGGCGGCACGCTGTTGGAAGTGGTTCAGCGGGTGATCCCGCAGCTGCGCGGCGCCTACGGCACCGTGGTGATGGACAGCCGCGATCCCAACGTGCTGGTGGCTGCGCGTTCCGGCAGCCCGCTGGTGATTGGCCGCGGCGTCGGTGAAAACTTTATCGCCTCCGATCAGCTGGCGCTGCTGCCGGTGACCCGTCGCTTTATCTTCCTGGAAGAAGGCGACGTGGTGGAAGTGACCCGCCGTTCCGTCAGCATCTTCGATAAGCAGGGCACCCCGGTTGAGCGCCCTGAGATCGAATCTCAGGTGCAATACGACGCCGGCGACAAGGGCGCATATCGCCACTACATGCAAAAAGAGATCTACGAGCAGCCGCTGGCGCTGAAAAACACCCTGGAAGGGCGTTTCAGCCATGGCCAAATCAACCTGAGCGAGCTGGGCCCGCGTGCCGACGAACTGCTGGCGAAGGTACAGCACGTGCAGATTATCGCCTGCGGCACCTCTTATCACTCCGGCATGGTGGCGCGCTACTGGTTCGAAGCGCTGGCCGGTGTGCCTTGCGACGTCGAAATCGCCTCCGAATTCCGCTACCGCAAATCGGCGGTGCGCCCGGGCAGCCTGATCATCACGCTGTCTCAGTCTGGCGAAACCGCCGATACCCTGGCGGCGCTGCGCCTGTCCAAAGAGCTGGGCTACCTGGGGTCGCTGGCGGTGTGCAACGTTGCCGGTTCTTCGCTGGTGCGTGAATCCGATTTGGCGCTGATGACCAAGGCCGGCACCGAAATCGGCGTAGCCTCCACCAAGGCGTTCACCACCCAGCTGGCGGTATTGCTGATGCTGGTGGCGCGGTTGGGCCGCCTGAAGGGCATGGCGGAAAGCGTAGAGCACGATATCGTGCACGCGCTGCAGGCATTGCCGGCGCGCATCGAGCAGATGCTGTCGATGGACAAAAACATCGAAGCGCTGGCGGAAGGTTTCTCCGACAAGCATCACGCGCTGTTCCTCGGCCGCGGCGATCAGTACCCAATCGCCATGGAAGGGGCGCTGAAGCTGAAAGAGATCTCCTACATTCACGCCGAAGCCTATGCGGCGGGCGAGCTGAAACACGGCCCGCTGGCGCTGATCGATGCCGATATGCCGGTGATCGTGGTGGCGCCGAACAACGAACTGCTGGAGAAGCTGAAGTCGAATATTGAAGAGGTGCGCGCGCGCGGCGGCCAGCTGTACGTGTTCGCCGATCAGGACGCCGGTTTCGTCAGCAGCGAAGGCATGACCATCATCCCATTGCCGCACGTTGAAGAGATCGTGGCCCCTATCTTCTATACCGTGCCGTTGCAGCTGCTGTCTTACCACGTGGCGCTGATCAAAGGCACCGACGTTGACCAGCCGCGCAACCTGGCGAAGTCTGTCACCGTAGAGTAA